A section of the Marinoscillum sp. 108 genome encodes:
- a CDS encoding glutaminase domain-containing protein, producing MSSTFLNRLLVFAITGLVLTACSKPVEPPKEEAGLEFRAPAYPLITIDPYTSAWSTSDQLFDSPVKHWTGKNHSLIGAVRVDGKTYRFLGKEEIPLQPVLTNAKYEAWDGTYVNEAPAAGWEQPEFNDASWKSGKGGFGTPNTYHVKTDWSTREIWVRREFTLSDLGSGKLYLNYSHDDDFELYINGKEVVNTGNRAKQNITIALDKSLLNVNGKNVIAAHCLDRGGLAYVDFGIFKDSERKPVFGQVAQQTGVKMTATQTKYSFTCGPVDLLVEFVSPLVIDNLDLLSRPVNYINYQVVANDGQSHDVKVYLEATPEWAVNELNQEVTINSGKVGNVNFLKTGTTEQSVLGKKGDDVRIDWGHFYLASEQSASKTFAFGDFSEVKKIFSETGEIQPSGSETKAVLAQSMPVLAFTDDLESVSSSPVSGYVMLAYDDIESIQYFGDNLKAWWTKDGQVSFNQALTSAATGHDQTMTTCDELDAKIYQDARQAGGENYARLCVLSYRQSIAAHKLVKDTKGEILFLSKENFSNGSIGTVDVTYPSAPLFLAYNPELLKGMLNPIFYYSESGRWTKPFAAHDVGTYPQANGQTYGGDMPVEESGNMLILATAIANAEGDAKYAEQHWDVLTTWANYLLENGLDPENQLCTDDFAGHFAHNVNLSVKAIMGIAGYGKLAEMLGKEEIAEKYTAQARQMAQEWIKMADDGDHFKLTFDKEGTWSQKYNLVWDKLLNLGIFPAEVAQKEVAYYLTKQNEYGLPLDNRRTYTKADWVIWTATLANDQVTFQKFIDPVYDYVTETPDRVPMSDWYETPNAHQVGFQARSVVGGTFIKVLDK from the coding sequence ATGTCCAGTACATTTTTAAACCGTTTATTAGTATTTGCAATCACAGGCCTTGTTCTGACTGCTTGTTCAAAGCCGGTGGAGCCACCAAAAGAGGAGGCGGGCCTGGAATTCAGAGCACCTGCTTATCCTTTGATCACTATTGACCCATACACCAGTGCCTGGTCTACTTCAGATCAGCTTTTTGACAGTCCGGTCAAACACTGGACAGGAAAAAACCACTCCCTGATCGGTGCAGTGCGTGTAGATGGCAAGACCTATCGCTTCCTCGGCAAAGAGGAGATTCCTTTGCAGCCTGTGCTCACCAATGCCAAATATGAGGCATGGGATGGCACCTATGTGAACGAGGCACCTGCGGCTGGGTGGGAGCAGCCGGAGTTTAATGATGCTTCGTGGAAGTCTGGAAAGGGTGGTTTTGGAACCCCAAATACCTACCATGTAAAAACCGACTGGTCCACCAGAGAAATCTGGGTCCGTAGGGAATTCACACTATCGGATTTAGGTTCCGGGAAGCTATACCTCAACTATTCACACGACGATGATTTTGAACTATACATCAACGGTAAGGAGGTGGTGAACACTGGCAACCGTGCGAAGCAAAACATCACAATAGCGCTGGATAAGAGTCTGTTGAATGTCAATGGCAAAAACGTGATTGCTGCTCATTGTTTGGACAGAGGAGGCCTGGCTTATGTTGACTTTGGAATCTTCAAAGACAGTGAGAGGAAGCCGGTTTTCGGTCAGGTAGCTCAGCAGACGGGTGTGAAAATGACTGCCACACAAACTAAATATAGTTTCACTTGCGGGCCAGTTGACCTTTTGGTTGAGTTTGTGTCTCCTTTGGTGATCGATAATCTGGATTTGCTTTCCCGACCGGTTAACTACATCAACTATCAGGTGGTGGCCAATGATGGCCAGTCTCACGATGTGAAAGTATACCTGGAGGCTACTCCGGAGTGGGCAGTGAATGAACTGAACCAGGAAGTGACCATCAATTCGGGCAAGGTGGGGAACGTAAACTTCCTGAAAACCGGAACAACAGAGCAATCAGTGCTGGGTAAGAAGGGTGATGATGTACGTATCGATTGGGGGCATTTTTATCTCGCGTCAGAGCAATCAGCCAGTAAAACATTTGCATTTGGTGATTTTTCAGAAGTGAAAAAAATCTTCTCCGAAACAGGAGAAATTCAGCCTTCAGGTTCAGAGACCAAAGCAGTCTTGGCGCAATCAATGCCTGTATTGGCTTTCACCGATGATTTGGAATCGGTATCCTCCAGCCCCGTGAGTGGCTATGTGATGCTTGCCTATGACGACATTGAATCCATCCAGTACTTTGGTGACAACCTGAAAGCGTGGTGGACAAAAGATGGTCAGGTGAGTTTCAATCAGGCGTTGACCTCAGCGGCTACAGGTCACGATCAAACGATGACTACCTGCGATGAATTGGATGCTAAAATTTATCAGGATGCCAGGCAGGCGGGTGGTGAAAACTATGCCAGGCTATGTGTGCTCTCTTACCGTCAGTCCATTGCGGCTCACAAGCTGGTAAAAGATACTAAAGGTGAAATTTTGTTTCTTTCCAAAGAGAATTTCAGCAATGGATCTATTGGTACGGTGGATGTGACATACCCATCTGCGCCATTGTTCCTGGCATACAACCCTGAATTGCTCAAGGGAATGTTGAATCCTATTTTCTATTACTCCGAAAGCGGCAGGTGGACTAAGCCCTTTGCAGCGCATGATGTGGGGACATATCCGCAGGCAAACGGCCAGACTTATGGTGGTGATATGCCAGTGGAAGAAAGTGGCAACATGCTCATTTTGGCTACAGCCATTGCCAATGCTGAAGGGGATGCAAAGTACGCGGAGCAGCATTGGGATGTATTGACCACCTGGGCTAATTACCTGCTGGAGAATGGGCTTGATCCGGAAAATCAGCTATGTACGGATGACTTTGCAGGACACTTTGCGCACAATGTCAACCTTTCGGTAAAAGCGATTATGGGCATAGCGGGTTATGGAAAACTGGCCGAAATGCTGGGGAAGGAAGAGATTGCCGAAAAGTATACGGCTCAGGCCAGGCAGATGGCCCAGGAGTGGATCAAAATGGCTGACGATGGGGATCATTTCAAATTGACTTTTGACAAGGAAGGAACCTGGAGCCAGAAGTATAATTTGGTTTGGGACAAATTGCTCAATCTGGGCATTTTCCCCGCTGAAGTAGCTCAGAAAGAGGTTGCCTATTACTTAACCAAGCAAAATGAGTACGGCTTGCCGCTAGACAATAGGAGAACCTATACCAAGGCTGACTGGGTGATTTGGACTGCCACTCTAGCCAATGATCAGGTGACTTTCCAAAAGTTCATCGATCCGGTGTATGATTATGTGACCGAAACGCCAGATCGTGTGCCAATGAGTGACTGGTACGAGACACCTAATGCTCATCAGGTGGGCTTCCAGGCCCGGTCTGTAGTAGGCGGTACATTCATCAAAGTGCTGGACAAATAA
- a CDS encoding GH92 family glycosyl hydrolase encodes MKIWIIRAFFLCSLVLEGNAQINDPVSYVSTMVGTQSKHSLSTGNTYPIIARPWGMNFWTPQTGKMGDGWQYVYTEDKIRGFKQTHQPSPWINDYGQFAIMPVTNKLVFNQDDRASWFSHKAETAHPYYYKVYLAEHDVVTEIAPTSRASVFRFTFPETDQSYVVVDAFDNGSSIKIHPERNMITGYNTKNTGGVPANFKNYFVMVFDKPFEYQAAVESNKIREGTTQWTGDHAGAVIGFKTTRGEVVHARVASSFVSPEQALLNLKEVEDKSFDQVKQEGKAEWNDILGRIEITDTNIDNIRTFYSCLYRSVLFPRTLSEINAKGEVIHYSPFNGKVVAGEMFTDTGFWDTFRALFPFLNLVYPSMNAKMQEGLVNTYHESGFLPEWASPGHRDCMVGNNSASVVADAYLKGLTDHDIEALWQAVVSGANSRHPQIGSTGRWGYDYYNKLGYVPYNVGIRENVARTLEYAYDDWCIYQLGKTLGKPKSEINVFAKRAMNYKNVFDPEHKLMRGKNEDGTFQAPFNPLKWGDAFTEGNSWHYTWSVFHDPQGLIDLMGGYDSFNGMMDSVFNLSPVFDESYYGAVIHEIREMQIMNMGNYAHGNQPIQHMIYLYNYSGQPWKAQARVREVMSNLYSAAPDGYCGDEDNGQTSAWYVFSALGFYPVCPGSDQYVIGSPLFDRAVIYLENGKKIEISAQGNGEDKVYINELTLNGATSSQNYLTHEDLLKGAKINFEMSENPNKSRGTKKKDFPYSFSNDR; translated from the coding sequence ATGAAAATTTGGATTATCAGAGCGTTTTTTCTATGCAGTTTGGTACTGGAAGGGAATGCACAGATCAATGATCCGGTAAGCTATGTGAGTACAATGGTGGGAACGCAATCCAAGCATTCTTTATCCACTGGTAATACCTATCCGATTATTGCCAGGCCATGGGGTATGAATTTCTGGACACCACAAACCGGGAAAATGGGTGATGGCTGGCAGTATGTATACACAGAAGATAAGATACGTGGATTCAAGCAGACACATCAGCCAAGCCCCTGGATCAACGATTATGGTCAGTTTGCGATCATGCCGGTGACCAATAAGTTGGTTTTCAATCAGGATGACCGTGCGAGTTGGTTTTCACACAAGGCAGAAACAGCCCATCCTTATTACTACAAGGTTTATTTGGCTGAGCATGATGTGGTTACTGAAATAGCGCCAACATCGCGGGCATCTGTCTTTCGTTTTACGTTTCCCGAAACGGATCAATCCTATGTCGTGGTTGATGCCTTTGACAATGGATCGTCCATTAAGATCCACCCTGAGAGAAACATGATCACGGGCTATAACACCAAGAATACCGGAGGAGTACCGGCTAACTTCAAAAACTACTTTGTAATGGTGTTTGATAAGCCCTTTGAGTACCAGGCAGCCGTGGAAAGCAACAAGATCAGGGAGGGAACCACTCAATGGACCGGTGACCATGCCGGAGCGGTGATTGGCTTTAAAACCACCCGGGGTGAGGTAGTCCATGCACGGGTTGCATCATCATTTGTTAGTCCGGAGCAGGCCTTGCTTAATCTGAAAGAGGTGGAGGATAAGTCTTTTGACCAGGTAAAGCAGGAAGGCAAAGCCGAATGGAACGACATCCTTGGCCGAATAGAAATTACGGATACCAACATTGATAACATCAGGACTTTCTACTCATGTCTGTATCGTTCGGTATTGTTTCCAAGAACCCTGTCAGAGATCAATGCAAAGGGTGAGGTGATCCATTACAGCCCATTCAATGGCAAAGTGGTAGCTGGCGAGATGTTTACCGATACCGGGTTTTGGGACACCTTCAGAGCCCTGTTTCCATTTCTCAATCTGGTGTATCCTTCCATGAATGCCAAAATGCAGGAAGGTCTGGTAAATACCTATCACGAAAGCGGCTTCTTGCCAGAGTGGGCCAGCCCGGGACATAGGGATTGTATGGTAGGCAACAACTCCGCTTCTGTGGTGGCGGATGCCTACTTGAAAGGACTGACAGATCATGACATAGAGGCACTGTGGCAGGCCGTGGTGAGTGGTGCCAACTCCAGACATCCACAGATAGGATCCACAGGAAGATGGGGTTACGACTATTATAACAAACTGGGCTATGTGCCCTACAATGTTGGGATCAGGGAAAATGTGGCCAGAACACTTGAGTACGCTTATGACGACTGGTGTATCTATCAGCTAGGTAAGACATTGGGTAAACCAAAGTCAGAGATAAATGTGTTCGCTAAGCGGGCCATGAACTACAAAAACGTATTTGATCCTGAGCACAAGCTAATGAGAGGCAAAAATGAGGATGGGACTTTCCAGGCACCCTTCAATCCACTGAAATGGGGAGATGCCTTCACAGAGGGCAACAGTTGGCATTATACATGGTCAGTTTTTCATGACCCACAGGGACTGATCGATCTCATGGGGGGCTATGATTCCTTCAATGGCATGATGGATTCAGTGTTCAATTTGTCCCCGGTTTTTGATGAGAGCTACTATGGCGCAGTGATCCATGAGATCAGAGAAATGCAGATCATGAACATGGGTAACTATGCGCATGGCAATCAGCCGATTCAGCACATGATCTATCTCTATAACTACTCCGGGCAGCCCTGGAAAGCTCAAGCCAGAGTACGCGAGGTAATGAGCAACCTTTACAGTGCTGCGCCTGATGGATACTGTGGCGATGAAGACAATGGGCAGACCTCTGCATGGTATGTTTTTTCGGCACTCGGATTCTACCCGGTATGCCCCGGATCAGATCAGTATGTGATAGGGTCACCACTGTTTGATCGTGCAGTGATATATCTGGAAAATGGCAAAAAGATTGAAATAAGTGCTCAAGGCAATGGTGAAGACAAAGTGTACATTAATGAACTCACTTTGAATGGCGCTACTTCCAGTCAAAATTATCTGACCCATGAGGACCTGCTGAAGGGAGCCAAAATCAATTTTGAGATGAGTGAGAATCCCAATAAAAGCCGAGGCACAAAGAAAAAAGATTTTCCTTATTCATTTTCAAACGACAGGTAA